In Mesorhizobium sp. J428, the genomic window GGCCGGCGGCGCCAGTCATATCGTCATGAAACCCTTCGATCCGTCTTCCGGTGATGCCCTCGCCGACAGGCGCGCCGACTTCGCCGACATGCTTTTGCAGTCGGGCGATGCCGCGGCCGCTGCCGAACTGATGCTGCAGGCGCTCGAGAAGGCGCCGGGCTGGGCCTATGGCTGGTTTCGGCTCGGCGAGATGCACGAGGCCGCCGGCGCTGTCGCGCCGGCCGCGGAAGCCTTCCGCATGGCGCTGAAGCTCGATCCGGAGGACCACGCCGGCGCCGTGCTCAAGCTCCATCTCACTGGTGCAGCCGAAGACCCCGAGGCGATGCCCGCCGCGTTTGTCGAGACCCTGTTCGACCAGTACGCCGGCAAGTTCGAGACCTCGCTGGTGGTCAAGCTCGGCTATCGCGCGCCGGAACTCCTGTTCGATGCGATAAAGGCGACCCATCCCGGACGCTTCGCCTGCGCGATCGATCTCGGCTGCGGCACGGGGCTGATGGGGGAGCGTCTGCATCCGGTCTGCGACCGGCTCGAAGGCTACGATCTCTCGACCGGCATGCTCAAGGTCGCGCGCGCCAAGGGCATCTACGACGTGCTGGAACAGGCGGACCTCGCCGTCCTCTCCTTCGACACGCCGCGTGCCGATCTGGCCGTCGCGGCGGACGTCTACATGTATGTCGGGGCGCTGGAGACGGCTTTCGCCAACGCCAGGACCATGGTCGTGCCGGGCGGCCTCTTCGCCTTCTCGGTCGAGAAGCTCGACGAGGCCGACGGCTTCGCGCTGTGCGAGACGCGCCGCTACGCGCATTCGCAGGCCTATGTCGAAAGCTGTCTTTCGGATGCCGGCTTCCGGCTGCTGTCGCTCTCGGAAGCGACGATCCGCAAGGATCGGGAGCAGGCGGTGACCGGAATGATCGTGGTGGCCACCCGGCCGGATTGATCGACCCCCCCTTGGCTCCGCGCATGTTCTGCATTAGTTCTGGTTGCGGTGACGCAACAGACGGCCATTCGCTCGCACGCTTCGCCCGCGCATCTTCCCGAACCCTTCCTCGACTGGTTCGCGCAGCGCGGTTGGTCGCCGCGCGCCCATCAGATCGAGCTCTTGTCCAGGTCGCAGGCCGGCAGGTCCGTCCTGCTCATCGCCCCGACCGGGGCGGGGAAGACGCTGGCCGGGTTCCTGCCGTCGCTGGTCGATCTGGCCGAGCGGCCGAAGCGCAAGCCGGGCGAGGCGTTCCGCGGCATCCACACGCTCTACATCTCGCCGCTCAAGGCGCTGGCAGTCGACATCGAGCGCAACCTCGGCAAGCCGGTCGAGGAGATGCGGCTTCCGGTGACGATCGAGACCCGCACCGGCGACACGCCGACCCACAAGCGCCAGCGCCAGAAGCTCGACCCGCCCGACATCCTGCTGACCACGCCGGAACAGCTGGCATTGCTGATCTCGGGCAAGGATGCGGAGCGGTTCTTTTCGGGCCTGCGCTATGTGGTGCTGGACGAGCTGCACTCGCTCGTCACCTCCAAGCGCGGCCATCTCCTGTCGCTTGGCCTCGCGCGCCTGCGAAAGCTGGCGCCGCGGCTGCAGACGGTGGGCCTGTCGGCGACGGTGGCCGAACCGGACGAGTTGCGGCGCTGGCTGGTTGCGCAGAACCCGCCGGGCGACATGGGCGACCTGATCACCGTCGAAGGCGGTGCGAAGCCTGTGATCACGATCCTGGAGACGGACGAACGCCTGCCCTGGGCCGGGCATTCGGCGCGCTACGCCATTCCGGCGGTGTATGACGAGATCCGCAAGCACCAGACGACGCTTCTGTTCGTGAACACCCGCAGTCAGGCGGAGATGCTGTTCCAGGAATTGTGGCGGGTGAACGAGGACTCGCTGCCGATCGCGCTGCATCACGGCTCACTCGACGTCGCTCAGCGCCGCAAGGTGGAAAAGGCGATGGAGGCAGGCTCGCTGCGGGCGATCGTCGCGACGTCGACGCTCGACCTCGGCATCGACTGGGGCGATGTCGACCTCGTCGTCCATGTCGGTGCACCGAAGGGCGCGAGCCGGCTGGCGCAGCGCATTGGCCGCTCCAACCACCGCATGGACGATCCGTCGCGCGCCATCCTCGTGCCGGCCAACCGGTTCGAGGTGATGGAGTGCCGTGCAGCGCTCGAGGCCAACTATCTCGGCGCGCAGGATACGCCGCCGCTGGTCGATGGCGCGCTTGACGTGCTTGCGCAGCACATCCTCGGCTGCGCCTGCGCCGAGCCGTTCCGCGCCGACGAGCTCTTCGACGAGATCCGCTCCGCGGCACCCTATGCCGGGCTCGACCGGCAGACCTTCGACCAGGCGGTCGATTTCGTCGCCACCGGCGGCTACGCGCTGCGGACTTATGAGCGCTATGCGCGCATCCGGTTGACGAAGGACGGCCTGTGGCGCGTCAGCCATCCGCGCGTCGCGCAGCAGTATCGGCTCAACGTCGGCACCATCGTCGAGGCCGCTTATCTCAATGTCCGCTACGTTCGGTCCGGCCGCGGCGCGGCAGGTCGCGGCGGTCCGGTGCTGGGCAAGATCGAGGAAGGCTTCCTCGAAACCATCGCGCCGGGCGACACCTTCCTCTTCGCCGGCAAGGTATTGAAGTTCGAGGGTATCCGCGAGAACGAGTGCTTCGTCTCCAACGCAACCGGGCAGGATGCGCGCATCCCGGTCTATGCCGGCGGCAGGTTCCCGCTGTCGACCTACCTCGCCGACGAGGTGCGCGGCATGCTGGCGGACCCGAAGCGGTGGCAGAGCCTGCCGGACCAGGTGTCGGACTGGCTGCGCATCCAGCGCGACAAGTCGGTGCTGCCGAAGCGCGGCGACCTGCTGGTCGAGACCTTTCCGCGCGGCAACCGCTTCTACATGGTCGCCTATCCGTTCGAGGGCAGGCTGGCGCACCAGACGCTCGGCATGCTGCTCACTCGCCGCATGGAGCGCATGGGCGCGCAGCCTTTGGGCTTCGTGGCGACCGACTATTCGATCGCGGTGTGGTCGATGCGCGACGTCGGCGAGATGCTGGCGTCGCGCAGCATTACGCTGGCCGAGCTTTTCGACGAGGATATGCTGGGGGACGACCTGGAAGCCTGGCTCGCCGAAAGCTGGCTGCTCAAGCGCACCTTCCGCAACTGCGCCGTTATCTCCGGCCTGATCGAGAAGCGCCATCCGGGGCAGGAGAAGACCGGCAGGCAGGTGACGGTCTCGGCCGACCTGATCTACGACGTGCTGCGCGCGTACGAGCCCGACCACATCCTGCTCAAGGCCACGCGTGCGGACGCGGCGACGGGCCTGCTGGACATCCAGCGGCTGGCCGAAATGCTGTCGCGCGTGAAGGGTCGAATCATGCATAAGCCTCTCGACCGCATCTCGCCGCTTGCCGTGCCGATCATGCTGGAGATCGGCAAGGAGCGGGTGAACGGCGGCGCGGCCGACGCGCTGCTGCAGGACACCGAGGACGATCTGATCGAAGAGGCGATGGGCGGGTGATGCTGGCGAGGAGACATGAGGCGGAGACGTTTTCCGCCACCGCCGTGATCGCCGGCGAGGAGGCGTTCTGCGACCGGCGCGGCGCGTTGTTCTTCCCTGCGCATGGACTGCTTGCCGTATCCGACCTGCATCTGGAGAAGGGCTCAGCCTATGCCCGCCGCGGCGTCCTGCTGCCGCCCTACGACACCGCGGAGACGCTGACGAAGCTGGAGGCGGTGATCGCGGATTTCGATCCGCGCATCGTCGTCAGCCTCGGCGACAGCTTTCACGACCGCGTCGGCTCCTCGCACATGCCGTCGATCTTCCGCGACCGGCTGGAGAAGATGATGCGCCGCCGCGACTGGCTGTGGGTTACTGGCAACCACGATCCCGACGCGCCGGAGAACCTGTCGGGCACCAGCGTCACCGAGGTCGCGCTCGGCGGGCTGATCTTCCGGCACGAACCGACCGCAGGCCAGTGCGCCGGCGAGGTCGCCGGCCATCTGCATCCGGGCGCGCACATCGTCCGGCAAGGCCGCTCCGTTCGCCGCCCGTGCTTCGCGAGCGACGGGCTGCGCATGATCATGCCCGCCTTCGGCGCGCTCACCGGCTCGCTCAACGTGCTCGACCGTGCCTATGCAGGCCTGTTCGACTGGCGCGTCTTCAGGGCGCATGTGCTGGGAAGCGAACGCGTCTACGCGCTCAACCGGTCGGTGCTGTTCCCCGGCTAGGCAGTCGCGAGGAACGCCGCCACCATCATGACCACCGCAAAGACGGTCAGCCGCACCCGCCAGCGGCCATACCAGAGGGGCAACTCGTCGCGATGGGCGGAGAGGCTGTCCCACGCGCCCTGCGCGGCGAAGGCGACGGCGAGCAGTGCGAACGAGCCGGGTTCGCCGATCAGGAGCGCGAGCCAGCCGGCGAGAACCGGGATGGCAGTGGCGGCCAGGGTAAGATTCTCGCCCGGCGTCTCATGGGCGATCACAATCCCGAAGCGCGCGCCGCCGAGAAAGGACAGGACGAGCGCGGCATAGGTCTTGAGCAGCGAAATGGTGCCGTCGCGCCAGACGTGATCCTGCGGGATCGACCCCAGCCAGAGGACGAGGATGAGGAACGGGATGCAGCCGGCCAGGACAA contains:
- a CDS encoding ligase-associated DNA damage response DEXH box helicase, coding for MTQQTAIRSHASPAHLPEPFLDWFAQRGWSPRAHQIELLSRSQAGRSVLLIAPTGAGKTLAGFLPSLVDLAERPKRKPGEAFRGIHTLYISPLKALAVDIERNLGKPVEEMRLPVTIETRTGDTPTHKRQRQKLDPPDILLTTPEQLALLISGKDAERFFSGLRYVVLDELHSLVTSKRGHLLSLGLARLRKLAPRLQTVGLSATVAEPDELRRWLVAQNPPGDMGDLITVEGGAKPVITILETDERLPWAGHSARYAIPAVYDEIRKHQTTLLFVNTRSQAEMLFQELWRVNEDSLPIALHHGSLDVAQRRKVEKAMEAGSLRAIVATSTLDLGIDWGDVDLVVHVGAPKGASRLAQRIGRSNHRMDDPSRAILVPANRFEVMECRAALEANYLGAQDTPPLVDGALDVLAQHILGCACAEPFRADELFDEIRSAAPYAGLDRQTFDQAVDFVATGGYALRTYERYARIRLTKDGLWRVSHPRVAQQYRLNVGTIVEAAYLNVRYVRSGRGAAGRGGPVLGKIEEGFLETIAPGDTFLFAGKVLKFEGIRENECFVSNATGQDARIPVYAGGRFPLSTYLADEVRGMLADPKRWQSLPDQVSDWLRIQRDKSVLPKRGDLLVETFPRGNRFYMVAYPFEGRLAHQTLGMLLTRRMERMGAQPLGFVATDYSIAVWSMRDVGEMLASRSITLAELFDEDMLGDDLEAWLAESWLLKRTFRNCAVISGLIEKRHPGQEKTGRQVTVSADLIYDVLRAYEPDHILLKATRADAATGLLDIQRLAEMLSRVKGRIMHKPLDRISPLAVPIMLEIGKERVNGGAADALLQDTEDDLIEEAMGG
- a CDS encoding DUF3429 domain-containing protein; translation: MAIDSEGETGSVPARPGLRLVLAGCIPFLILVLWLGSIPQDHVWRDGTISLLKTYAALVLSFLGGARFGIVIAHETPGENLTLAATAIPVLAGWLALLIGEPGSFALLAVAFAAQGAWDSLSAHRDELPLWYGRWRVRLTVFAVVMMVAAFLATA
- a CDS encoding class I SAM-dependent methyltransferase, whose protein sequence is MKPFDPSSGDALADRRADFADMLLQSGDAAAAAELMLQALEKAPGWAYGWFRLGEMHEAAGAVAPAAEAFRMALKLDPEDHAGAVLKLHLTGAAEDPEAMPAAFVETLFDQYAGKFETSLVVKLGYRAPELLFDAIKATHPGRFACAIDLGCGTGLMGERLHPVCDRLEGYDLSTGMLKVARAKGIYDVLEQADLAVLSFDTPRADLAVAADVYMYVGALETAFANARTMVVPGGLFAFSVEKLDEADGFALCETRRYAHSQAYVESCLSDAGFRLLSLSEATIRKDREQAVTGMIVVATRPD
- the pdeM gene encoding ligase-associated DNA damage response endonuclease PdeM, yielding MLARRHEAETFSATAVIAGEEAFCDRRGALFFPAHGLLAVSDLHLEKGSAYARRGVLLPPYDTAETLTKLEAVIADFDPRIVVSLGDSFHDRVGSSHMPSIFRDRLEKMMRRRDWLWVTGNHDPDAPENLSGTSVTEVALGGLIFRHEPTAGQCAGEVAGHLHPGAHIVRQGRSVRRPCFASDGLRMIMPAFGALTGSLNVLDRAYAGLFDWRVFRAHVLGSERVYALNRSVLFPG